One window of the Crassaminicella thermophila genome contains the following:
- a CDS encoding sodium:proton antiporter gives MERLMTNYFETGAMILFGVGFVTLLFHNNLIKKIIGMNIMDTAVFLFFIAKGAIIGKEAPIIKGTHKGVEGYINPVPTALMLTGIVVAVSVTAFALALTVKLYEKYKTVEIDEIMKMRGD, from the coding sequence ATGGAAAGGTTAATGACAAATTATTTTGAAACAGGAGCTATGATTTTATTTGGTGTAGGTTTTGTCACCTTACTATTTCATAATAATTTAATAAAGAAAATTATTGGAATGAATATTATGGATACAGCAGTATTCTTATTTTTCATAGCAAAGGGAGCAATCATAGGAAAGGAAGCTCCAATTATTAAGGGGACGCATAAAGGTGTAGAAGGATATATAAATCCTGTACCTACAGCCCTTATGCTTACAGGAATCGTTGTAGCGGTAAGTGTTACTGCTTTTGCTTTAGCTCTTACAGTAAAGCTTTATGAAAAATACAAAACGGTTGAAATTGATGAAATTATGAAGATGAGGGGGGACTAG
- a CDS encoding MnhB domain-containing protein — translation MHNTILKEISKMIIPFIQIFGFYVIFHGHLSPGGGFAGGTILGTSFILYKIVHGKEKTKEKLSYKKLMTCMCTALIIYGFLKGYSFITGGSHLHLPQIPLGKPGNILSGGYLLPLNIAVGIIVAVTVYFFFSLFYEGEI, via the coding sequence ATGCATAATACCATATTAAAAGAAATAAGCAAAATGATTATTCCATTTATACAGATTTTCGGATTTTATGTGATTTTTCATGGGCATCTTTCTCCAGGAGGAGGATTTGCTGGAGGAACAATCCTTGGAACAAGTTTTATTTTATATAAAATTGTGCATGGAAAAGAGAAAACTAAGGAAAAATTGAGTTATAAAAAGCTTATGACATGTATGTGTACTGCTTTGATTATTTATGGGTTTTTGAAAGGATATAGCTTTATTACAGGAGGAAGTCACCTACATTTGCCTCAAATACCTCTAGGAAAGCCAGGAAATATTTTAAGTGGAGGGTATTTATTGCCTCTAAACATTGCTGTAGGCATCATTGTTGCAGTAACTGTATACTTTTTTTTCAGTCTATTTTATGAAGGGGAAATATAA
- the mbhE gene encoding hydrogen gas-evolving membrane-bound hydrogenase subunit E, giving the protein MRKVTAICLTTLIIAILLIGVMELPEFGNADNPADNYVMKKYIEDGVKDTGALNIVTGIILDYRAFDTFAEATVLFTGAIVVLTVLKKEE; this is encoded by the coding sequence ATGAGAAAAGTTACCGCTATATGCCTAACTACCCTTATTATAGCTATATTATTAATAGGAGTTATGGAATTGCCTGAGTTTGGAAATGCGGATAATCCAGCAGATAACTATGTAATGAAAAAATATATAGAAGATGGAGTAAAAGATACAGGTGCATTAAATATTGTAACGGGAATTATTCTAGATTATCGTGCTTTTGATACATTTGCAGAAGCTACTGTGTTGTTTACAGGAGCTATTGTAGTTTTGACAGTTTTAAAAAAAGAAGAGTAA
- a CDS encoding hydrogenase subunit MbhD domain-containing protein: MEMFSVVMVLFLIGASIAVSVIKDLLGVIIVFMVYSLVMAILWQQLNAPDLAITEAAVGAGITTLLFVLTLKKIRGEHK; this comes from the coding sequence ATGGAAATGTTTAGTGTTGTAATGGTTTTGTTTTTAATAGGTGCATCGATTGCTGTATCAGTGATTAAAGATTTATTAGGAGTCATCATTGTTTTTATGGTTTACAGCCTTGTTATGGCAATTCTATGGCAGCAGTTAAATGCTCCTGATTTGGCTATAACAGAAGCAGCAGTTGGTGCTGGAATTACTACTTTATTGTTTGTTCTTACACTAAAAAAAATAAGGGGTGAGCATAAATGA
- the mnhG gene encoding monovalent cation/H(+) antiporter subunit G produces the protein MKLILMIIFILGGLFFFSVGTIGILRFPDLLTRVHSAAKCDTLGALLCLAALMVYSGFSFVSFKLLLVMIFLWITNPTATHLISKAAFIKEEKNKKLME, from the coding sequence ATGAAATTGATCTTAATGATAATTTTTATTCTAGGAGGCTTATTTTTCTTTTCTGTTGGAACAATAGGTATTTTAAGATTTCCTGATTTATTGACAAGAGTTCATAGTGCAGCAAAATGTGATACCTTAGGAGCACTACTTTGCTTGGCTGCATTGATGGTTTATAGTGGGTTTAGCTTTGTAAGCTTTAAACTTTTACTCGTAATGATTTTTCTTTGGATCACAAATCCAACGGCTACCCATTTGATATCGAAAGCAGCATTTATAAAAGAAGAAAAGAATAAAAAGTTAATGGAGTGA
- a CDS encoding monovalent cation/H+ antiporter complex subunit F produces the protein MIHKLLVFSCLFLSLTIILCMIRAVKGPSAADRLVAINVIGTKTIILISIVSFILKEAYFIDVVLVYALISFVASIFISNFIEKTGGKSQ, from the coding sequence ATGATACACAAACTATTGGTATTTTCATGCTTATTTTTATCTTTGACAATTATATTATGCATGATAAGAGCTGTAAAAGGACCTAGTGCAGCAGACCGATTGGTTGCAATTAATGTAATTGGCACAAAAACTATAATACTTATATCGATCGTTTCATTTATTTTGAAGGAAGCTTATTTTATTGATGTGGTGTTGGTTTATGCCCTAATAAGTTTTGTAGCGTCTATCTTTATTTCGAATTTTATTGAAAAAACAGGAGGCAAAAGTCAATGA
- a CDS encoding Na+/H+ antiporter subunit E codes for MGKIIKYMIFFMLFWVILAEKINFERLVIGTGICIGAYFFSNNIRISKKREYLLTPKKIYYLITYFFILIKEIVIANFQVARIVLSPNMEISPQIINFDTKLQSDFYRTILANSITLTPGTLTVLMEENRLVVHCLKKDYIEDVLNSKFEKILLKVEE; via the coding sequence ATGGGTAAAATCATTAAATATATGATCTTTTTTATGTTGTTTTGGGTAATACTAGCAGAAAAAATCAATTTTGAGAGATTGGTTATAGGTACAGGAATCTGTATAGGAGCATATTTTTTTAGCAACAATATAAGAATTTCCAAAAAAAGAGAATATCTTCTAACCCCAAAAAAAATATATTATTTGATCACATATTTTTTTATATTGATTAAGGAAATTGTTATTGCAAATTTTCAAGTTGCAAGGATTGTATTAAGCCCAAATATGGAGATATCTCCTCAAATTATAAACTTTGATACAAAATTACAATCAGATTTTTACAGAACTATTCTTGCAAACTCAATCACATTAACCCCAGGAACGCTTACTGTCTTAATGGAAGAAAACAGGCTGGTTGTTCACTGCTTGAAAAAAGATTATATAGAAGATGTTTTGAATTCAAAATTTGAAAAAATACTTTTAAAAGTAGAGGAGTAG